CATTTTCTAGTCGTCCGCGGGTGTGCCGGCCGCCGGTCCCTCGATGCCGGGGATTCCTTCGACGCCCATCGACGCCAGTTCGCGCTTGAGCGACTGTTCGTCCTCGATGTTCTGTGAGAGCTCCATCGCCTGCGCGAAGTTCTTCACGAGTCCACAGTTCGGTCCCTCGGGGGTCTCGGAGGGACAGATGCGACCCCACTGGGTCGCGTGCAGGTCGCGCGCCTCGAAGTGCGGCTGGCTCCGCGAGAGCGGGCTACGGAGCCGACGCAGGTGCGAGAGCACGCCCATGTAGTCCGTCCGGTCGACGAGCTGTGAGACGCCGGAGCGACCGCCGACCCAGTTCCCCGTCGCGATCGGGTGTTCGAGCCGTTCGGTGAGCACGTCGGAGCGGACCACGGTGCTGACGGTGAGGTCCCGGTTCCGCATATTCGCCCGTTCGAGCTGGTACTTCACGTCGCGTGCGAGCTTGTTCAGCGCGGTCCGGAACAGGTCCTTCATCAGGTCGCCGGAGACCTTCAGCCGCTTGTTGGCGTAGTGGTCCTTGTCGTCGGACTCGCGGCGGTTCAGCGCGAGTTCGAAACACGCCTCGGCCATCCGACAGAGGTAGTAGGCCTTGTTGATGCGGACGTCCTCGTCCTCGACGCCGTCCTCGTGGAGGTGCGGCAGCAGGTAGCGGTCGATGACGTAGTTCGCCCGTTTCAGCTGGTAGTTCTTGCCCTGGCCGCCGGCGACGCGCTCGCCGAGGGTCTCGATCGCGGCCTGCTCGGTCTGGACGTCGGCCTCCTCCAGGTTTTCGAGCATGAACTTCACGATCTCGGGGTCGTCGGAGACGCGGTGGACGATCTCCTCGTCGGATTCGAGGCCCAGCGCGCGGACGAGCGTCACGAAGTTGACGCTGCCGGAAACGGAGGGGAACGAGACTTCGAGCAGCCCCTCCCGGTTGCGCTCACAGAGGACGAGCGCGCGGTAGCCACGTCGCTGCGAGAACGTCTTCGCGACCTGGATTTCGTCGCCGTATTTCGAGTCGTACTCCGCGAGGATCTTGTTCG
This portion of the Halobellus litoreus genome encodes:
- a CDS encoding DNA-directed RNA polymerase subunit B'', with translation MNRQDRRAVSREYFSEERLAEHHFRSFNNFLERGMQDVVTEKERIETDIGDKEGEEPVFVELGDVRIETPRVREADGSEELLFPQEARLRNITYAAPVFMEMSIVRGGEEEEEMVVDTTETKVGRMPIMVGSSKCNIDGLSDEDLVEIGEDPVDPGGYFIVNGSERVLMTSEDLAPNKILAEYDSKYGDEIQVAKTFSQRRGYRALVLCERNREGLLEVSFPSVSGSVNFVTLVRALGLESDEEIVHRVSDDPEIVKFMLENLEEADVQTEQAAIETLGERVAGGQGKNYQLKRANYVIDRYLLPHLHEDGVEDEDVRINKAYYLCRMAEACFELALNRRESDDKDHYANKRLKVSGDLMKDLFRTALNKLARDVKYQLERANMRNRDLTVSTVVRSDVLTERLEHPIATGNWVGGRSGVSQLVDRTDYMGVLSHLRRLRSPLSRSQPHFEARDLHATQWGRICPSETPEGPNCGLVKNFAQAMELSQNIEDEQSLKRELASMGVEGIPGIEGPAAGTPADD